In Primulina eburnea isolate SZY01 chromosome 3, ASM2296580v1, whole genome shotgun sequence, one DNA window encodes the following:
- the LOC140827093 gene encoding uncharacterized protein — translation MEYTSRFNDLGTYVPMIMSDETLKMHRFKKGLNSRIQSELAVFKPNNFADFMGAAMSTETDIKQREEENKNKRPMRSQSTQNGPKFKKPNYSGVSFKGNSGSAEVSACFKCGKVGHRIKDCPDNKDKGTRPSKQHENNTNARVYAITQEEAENTNEVVAGTILLNKMPADALFDCDVTHSFVSRRFAKKLKLEHDILSEPLRVSTPANKTMETHKVYRNCTICINNQTFGVKLIQLNMVEFDIILVMDWLAKNHAIVDCQKKDIRLQTSTKEEVIYRGKSKERKSLLSASQAWKAIKGGEEIYLTVINEIKEEEAPRLEDIPIVQEFPDVFPEELPGEIPDREIEFEINLVPGAAPISKAPY, via the exons ATGGAATACACTTCACGGTTCAACGATCTGGGAACCTATGTCCCAATGATCATGTCAGATGAAACGTTAAAAATGCATCGATTCAAGAAGGGACTCAACAGTCGAATTCAGTCGGAATTGGCAGTATTCAAGCCAAACAACTTTGCGGATTTTATGGGCGCTGCAATGAGCACAGAAACTGATATCAAGCAACGCGAGGAAGAAAACAAGAACAAAAGACCGATGAGAAGTCAATCTACTCAGAATGGTCCCAAGTTTAAGAAACCAAATTATTCAGGTGTGTCTTTCAAAGGAAATTCTGGCAGTGCTG AAGTCAGCGCTTGTTTTAAGTGCGGAAAGGTGGGCCATAGAATTAAAGATTGTCCAGACAACAAGGACAAAGGGACGAGGCCCAGCAAGCAACATGAAAACAATACTAATGCTCGGGTTTATGCAATAACCCAAGAAGAAGCTGAAAACACCAATGAAGTGGTGGCAGGTAccatcttactcaataaaatgccTGCAGATGCTTTGTTTGATTGTGATGTCACACATTCATTTGTGTCTAGAAGATTTGCTAAAAAGCTTAAACTTGAGCATGATATTCTTAGTGAACCGTTAAGAGTATCAACACCTGCCAACAAAACAATGGAAACACACAAAGTGTATCGAAACTGTACAATTTGTATCAACAATCAAACTTTtggagtgaaattgattcaactCAATATGGTTGAGTTTGACATAATCCTTGTAATGGACTGGTTAGCTAAAAACCATGCAATAGTAGACTGTCAAAAGAAAGATATTAGACTTCAGACTTCGACTAAGGAGGAAGTCATATATCGCGGAaaatccaaagaaagaaaatctCTACTATCGGCTTCACAAGCTTGGAAAGCTATAAAGGGAGGAGAAGAAATTTACTTGACAGTGATCAATGAAATCAAAGAAGAAGAAGCCCCAAGGTTGGAGGATATTccaattgttcaagaatttccagacgttttCCCCGAGGAATTACCGGGAGAGATACCAGATAGGGAAatagaatttgaaatcaatttggtcCCTGGTGCTGCGCCAATATCAAAGGCACCATACTGA